A region of Actinobacillus porcitonsillarum DNA encodes the following proteins:
- the fabZ gene encoding 3-hydroxyacyl-ACP dehydratase FabZ, giving the protein MAIEIQENREPKVIEVTEIMGMLPHRYPFLLVDRVTDYEEGKWLRAVKNITVNEPCFTGHFPEKPIFPGVLILEAMAQATGVLAVATYGKMKEGELYYFAAIDNARFKRPVVPGDQLVLEVEFIKEMRGITKFTGKAYVDGKLACEADLMCARK; this is encoded by the coding sequence ATGGCAATTGAAATTCAAGAAAATAGAGAACCTAAAGTAATTGAAGTAACTGAAATCATGGGAATGCTCCCACATCGTTATCCTTTTTTATTAGTGGATCGCGTAACGGACTATGAAGAAGGCAAATGGTTAAGAGCGGTCAAAAATATTACGGTCAATGAACCTTGCTTTACCGGTCATTTCCCTGAAAAACCGATTTTCCCGGGCGTATTAATTTTAGAAGCCATGGCGCAAGCAACAGGCGTATTAGCCGTTGCAACTTATGGTAAAATGAAAGAAGGCGAGCTTTATTATTTTGCGGCAATTGATAATGCTCGTTTTAAACGTCCGGTTGTACCAGGCGATCAGCTTGTTTTAGAAGTTGAATTTATTAAAGAGATGCGTGGCATTACAAAATTTACCGGTAAAGCTTATGTTGATGGTAAGCTTGCTTGTGAAGCCGATTTAATGTGTGCAAGAAAATAA